In Labrus mixtus chromosome 9, fLabMix1.1, whole genome shotgun sequence, the DNA window ATTTATTATATTAAAtgatattgttttatgttttattatattattttatattattttatattattttatattttattatattattttatattttattatattattttatattttattgtattattttatattattttatattttattatattattttatattttattattttatattatattttattattttatattttattatattattttatatttattatattattttatattatattttattatattattttatattttattatattattttagttGAGGGTAAGGGCTCTTATTTGTGTAACGTTCTGTGTCTATTTACTTCCCCCCCGCACTCATTGTGTAACACTTCCCATAATTCCCAAGCATTATAATATCCGGTAaaggccttcaaaataaaataaacatatataaaaCTTGCTGATCGTTTCGACACTTTGTAGATTAACACTGCTAACAGCCGACCAGCTTCATGATGTCAAGTAGGGACCAGATTAGTGACGTCATGGAAGCTGTGACGTGTTTTATGATGAAGAGAAGTCGCCTCGGCACCTTATTGTGAAAGGTCAGTAAACCGGAGGTATACAGAGTGCCATGTTGACAGCAGAAAACTTCCGGTCTGTTTGGATAGAAACTTACAGTTCCAGTTTGTGTTCGaccttttttttaccatcaaaTACTCTTTGATACCGAGACCGGACCTGAACCGGACCCACACCGGACCCACACCGGACCACCGGGTCTGAACCGGTTCTTCACAGCCGGACTCACACCGGACCACCGGGTCTGAACCCGTTCTTCACAGCCGGACCGGACCACCGGGTCTGAACCCTCAGCTCCGGGATGCAGCACACCGACACCTTCCGCCGTCTGACCGAGCGGATCCTGGAGGAGGCGGCTCAGTCCGCCGTGTCCGTCCTCCTGAAGGACCGGGAGCAGCAAGAATGGGCAAAACGGGACGAGGAGCAGACGCACCAGGACCAGGACCCGGACCAGGAGCGGGTGAGGAGATGAGTTTTGATGTGTTTGAGAAGATCGTTAAATTATGTTCTTAATTCTATGTTCTTCACTCTATGTTCTTAATTCTATGTTCTTAACTCTATGTTCTTAACTCTATGTTCTTCACTCTATGTTCTTAACTCTACGTTCTTCACTCTACATTCTTAATTCTATGTTCTTCACTCTACGTTCTTAATTCTATGTTCTTCACTCTATGTTCTTAATTCTATGTTCTTAATTCTATGTTCTTCACTCTATGTTCTTCACTCTATGTTCTTCACTCTACATTCTTCACTCTATGTTCTTCACTCTATGTTCTTCACTCTATGTTCTTAACTCTATGTTCTTAACTCAATGTTCTTAACTCTACGTTCTTCACTCTACGTTCTTCACTCTACGTTCTTAATTCTATGTTCTTCACTCTATGTTCTTAATTCTATGTTCTTCACTCTGTGTTCTTCACTCTATGTTCTTCACTCTGTGTTCTTCACTCTGTGTTCTTCACTCTATGTTCTTCACTCTGTGTTCTCCACTCTACGTTCTTCACTCTATGTTCTTAATTCTATGTGCTTCACTCTACGTTCTTCACTCTATGTTCTTAATTCTATGTGCTTCACTCTGTGTTCTTCACTCTGCGTTCTTCACTCTGCGTTCTTCACTCTGTGTTCTTCACTCTACGTTCTTAACTCTACGTTCTTCACTCTGTGTTCTTCACTCTATGTTCTTCACTCTACGTTCTTCACTCTACGTTCTTCACTCTACGTTCTTCACTCTACGTTCTTCACTCTGTGTTCTTCACTCTATGTTCTTCACTCTACGTTTTTCACTCTACGTTTTTCACTCTACGTTCTTAACTCTACGTTCTTAACTCTATGTTCTTCACTCTATGTTCTTCACTCTACGTTCTTCACTCTACGTTCTTCACTCTATGTTCTTAACTCTACGTTAAAAGTGCGTCACAGTTGAAAAGAAGAATGAAGTTATGAAGGTGTTTACAGAGTGGGCCGGCCTAATGTCTTCAGTTATTCCAGAGCGTAGGGGCTCTGTTGGCGAACACCTGGTCGCCTTGGTAACCAGCCTAGATCTAGGAGTGACTGATGAAGCTGCTCTTGATGATCTGAAATCTCGGcttggagcacacacacaccaatcagCTGAGAAAACATCGTAATAAAACAAAGGAAGCGAgctcagtttaaaaaataagactcaaaataaaaaggacaaaaaataaaaggtagGCGCGGTCGAGTCGGCGTCCGTACATCAAGATCAACACGGAGAACATGACCGAGTGTCACAGAACAATGAAGATTGTCCAACTTCAGCAGCTGTACCTGGTCCTGGTCCTAGGCCTGGTCCTGGTCCTATTCTTGGTCCtagtcctggtcctggtcctatTCTTGGTCCtagtcctggtcctggtcctagTCCTAGTCCTGGTCCTAGGACTGGTCCTAGGCCTGGTCCTATTCCTGGTCCGAGGCCTGGTCCTattcctggtcctggtcctagtcctggtcctggtcctagGCCTGGTCCTGGTCCTATTCTTGGTCCtagtcctggtcctggtcctatTCTTGGTCCtagtcctggtcctggtcctagTCCTAGTCCTGGTCCTAGGACTGGTCCTAGGCCTGGTCCTATTCCTGGTCCGAGGCCTGGTCCTattcctggtcctggtcctagtcctggtcctggtcctagGCCTGGTCCTGGGCCTAGTCCTGGTCCTAGGCCTGGTCCAGTTGGTTTAGTTCTTAAATGGTCGGATGTCCTGAGAGAAGTCTCAGGCAGTTAGCAGCGAGCTTCCTTCtttttaaggagaaaaaaaagatgatgatgcGTTTCCTGTGCAGGCCCGACTCTCCGCCGTCTTGAACGCCATGAGCAGAGAAGCTGCCCGTCAGATCTGCAGAGTTTTCAAAGAGCTTTACAGCAGCCTGCGGAGGGATACAGTGGAACACCTGGAGTCTGAGCTCAAGGACAAGACCAGCACGCAGTCTAAAACCAAACCTTCAGGTATGTCTCAAATATCCtgctgaacctgaacacatctttaATACAGGTGTCTTAAATAGAAATGTAACTTtagtacaaaataaacatatttaatattaaaaaactacaaatacacaTGAACACTCCATTACATCGTCACATAACTACtgtcttctgattggctagcggtcaatacaaacaacacactgaacacaggtaaacacaggtgAACACCTacagcagagataaacacaGGTGAACACCTacagcagagataaacacaGGTGAACACCTacagcagagataaacacaGGTGAACACCTacagcagagataaacacaGGTGAACACCCACTGAGGAGATGAACACAGGTGAACACCCACTGAGGAGATGAACACAGGTGAACACCTacagcagagataaacacaGGTGAACAcctacagcagagatgaacacagGTGAACACCCACTGAGGAGATAAACACAGGTGAACACCCACTGAGGAGATAAACACAGGTGAACAcctacagcagagatgaacacagGTGAACAcctacagcagagatgaacacagGTGAACACCTacagcagagataaacacaggtgaacacaggtgagCACCTGTAACTGAGATTAACTTAGAATCTGATtcaattttagttttcaaacaaaatctggaacttttattttgaagcttcaCTTTGATAAAGGGGTTatatcctgtttgtgttttccatttACCTTTTCTTTAGATGGCCCCGCCCACTCCCTGGACATCAACCCACCAGCTGCCAACCCTGCTGCACCTGCCGTCGCCATCCTCAACTCAGCCAAGTCAAGTGGAAGCAGAGGAAAATCTGAGGTACCTCTGGTCACCATCAGCCATCTTCTGAaaggaccaatcacaggccAGAGCTGTCCCATCACTAATGCTAAACCTGCAGCTGATGCGCATCGGAATAAACAACCCtccatgacatcacttcctgtagCTAATAATcagccaaacagagagacatCAGGCCAAGAAGACACGCCAacgacagaagaagaactggCTGATTATGTAAGTATTTCATTGATCGGGTTAGGGTGGCTTTGTTTTTGAGACTGATTTGTAGAAAGCtgtattttataatatttaattaatgatCAATCAAGAGTTAACTCATTATCAACTAACCATCAACTAATCATTAACTAACCAGTAACTAACCATTAACTAATCATTCATAAATCGATGAACAATAAATTCTTGATTAATGTCCGATAAAGAAACACTGATGACCATCAAATCTCTCctcacatttcagaaaacaatgaAGACGGACTGTTTGGGAGAGACATCACCTGAGAGACACccaggtgagacaggtaacggacaggtgagacaggtaatggacaggtgagacaggtaatggacaggtgagacaggtaacaACCAGATGAGACAGGTAACGGACAGGTGAGAGAGTAacggacaggtgagacaggtaacagacaggtgagacaggtaatGGACAGATGAgacaggtaacagacaggtgagacaggtaactGACAGATGAGAGAGTAACGGACAGATGAGACAGGTAacggacaggtgagacaggtaacgGACAGATGAGACAGGTAACGGACAGATGAgacaggtaacagacaggtgagacaggtaactGACAGATGAGAGAGTAACGGACAGGTAacggacaggtgagacaggtaacggacaggtgagacaggtaacggacaggtgagacaggtaacggacaggtgagacaggtaatGGACAGATGAgacaggtaacagacaggtgagagagtaatggacaggtgagacaggtaacgGACAGATGAGACAGGTAacggacaggtgagacaggtaacagacaggtgagacaggtaacggacaggtgagagagtaacggacaggtgagacaggtaacgGACAGATGAGACAGGTAacggacaggtgagacaggtaacggacaggtgagacaggtaacaACCAGATGAGACAGGTAACGGACAGGTGAGAGAGTAacggacaggtgagacaggtaacagacaggtgagacaggtaatGGACAGATGAgacaggtaacagacaggtgagacaggtaacaACCAGGCGAGACATttaacagacaggtgagacaggtaacggacaggtgagacagctaacggacaggtgagacaggtgtgTAAGAAGACTTAGTTGGGCCTGGTCTCTctgaatgtttcatattttcttttctcaagCTTTGGAGGAGGAGCGGAcggggcagcagagagaggagcggacGGGGCAGCAGAcggggcagcagagagaggagcggacggggcagcagagagaggagcggacggggcagcagagagaggagcggacGGGGCAGCAGAcggggcagcagagagaggagcggacggggcagcagagagaggagcggacggggcagcagagagaggagcggacGGGGCAGCAGAcggggcagcagagagaggagcggacggggcagcagagagaggagcggacggggcagcagagagaggagcggacGGGGCAGCAGAcggggcagcagagagaggagcggacggggcagcagagagaggagcggacGGGGCAGCAGAcggggcagcagagagaggagcggacggggcagcagagagaggagcagacaggGATTGAGATTGAGGAGGAGATTGTGGAGGAGATTGTGGAGGAGCAGCtgaaggagcagcagaggaggaggaggagggagctgtATAAAGAGAAGAGGTTCTTCTGTGAACTCTGTAACAAAGGTTTCCATCAGAATCATCAGCTGAGGAAACACGTTTCCAGTCACGTCAAACCGTTCCCCTGCAGCTCCTGTGACAGAGGTTTCTTTAAAGCTTCAAGCTTGCAGCGCCACCTGCTGGTCCACCAGCTGAGTGAGGCCCGGGAGAGCGACCCCGACCGCCTGCTGCGCTGCGACCAGTGTGACAGGAAGTTCAATCGACTGCGACAGCTCCGGGTCCATCAGGCGTCTCACCGGCTGCAGAAATCGCCTCTGAAGTGTAACGTGTGCGAGCGCAGCTTCACATCTGCCGGCTCCCTCAGGTACCACCAGGTGTCCCACGCCCAGGTGAAGCCCTTCACATGTGGCGCCTGTGGGAAAGGCTTCACCAGGAAGAAGAGCCTCCAAGAGCACCAGACCATCCACACCGGCGCCAGGCCATACCGCTGCCCCACCTGCGGGAAGAACTTCTCCACAGCTGGAAACCTGCGCGTCCACCAGAGGTCGCACTCTGACGAGCGGCCGCACAAGTGCAGCGAGTGTGACAAAGCCTTCAAGTGTAAGATGGGTCTGCTGCAGCACCGACTCGTCCActcaggagagaaacccttcatgTGTCAGACCTGCGGCCTGAGCTTCAGCCTCAAGTACAACTTCCAGAGACACCTGCGTCTCCATAACGGAGAGAAACCATACAGGTAACCGAGTAGGTCACCTGTGTCACTACACCTCAGGTGATCAACAGGAAGTCATTCCAAACCTTCTCACACTACTGTAACCAGGGGTGACCCccgtttacctgcagcaggtgTAACAGAGTCTCAGTTTTTATCTTTACTGTGTATTAAACCTGCACAGGTAAAGTGTTCGCACATCTACACAGGTGTTAGCCATTGGAACCATGGGGGCATCTCTTCTCATGACCAAGTGGGCGTGGACAAttgtgtttgactgacagctcaaCAGCCCTGTTTTGTAGAACGCTGTTAGCTTTCTGATAATTTACCTGTCCTAAATTATTAATCTGATAATTTACCTGTCCTACATCATTGATCTGATAACTCACCTGTCCTACAACATTGATCTGATAACACACCTGTCCTACATCACCTGTCCTACATCATTAATCTGATAACACACCTGTTCTACATGATAACTCACCTGTCCTACATAATTGATCTGATAACACACCTGTTCTACATCATTAATCTGATAACACACCTGTTCTACATGATAACTCACCTGTTCTACATCATTAATCTGATAACACTCCTGTTTTACATCATTAATCTGATAACACACCTGTCCTACATCATTGATCTGATAACACACCTGTTCTACATCAGTAATCTGATAACACACCTGTTCTACATGATAACACACCTGTCCTACATCATTAATCTGATAACACACCTGTCCTACATCATTGATCTGATAACACACCTGTCCCACATCATTAATCTGATAACACACCTGTCCTACATCACCTGTCCTACATCATTAATATGATAACTCACCTGTCCTACATAATAACACACCTGTCCTACATCATTAATCTGATAACACACCTGTCCTACATGATAACACACCTGTCCTACATCATTAATCTGATAACACACCTGTCCTACATCACCTGTCCTACATCATTAATTTGATAACTCACCTGTCCTACATCACCTGTCCTACATCATTAATTTGATAACTCACCTGTCCTACATCACCTGTCCTACATCATTAATCTGATAACACACCTGTCCTACATCATTAATTTGATAACACACCTGTCCTACATCATTAATTTGATAACACACCTGTCCTACATCACCTGTCCTACATCATTAATCTGATAACTCACCTGTCCTACATCACCTGTCCTACATTATTGATCTGATAACTCACCTGTCCTACATCACCTGTCCTACATCATTAATCTGATAACTCACCTGTCCTACATGATAACACACCTGTCCTACATCACCTGTCCTACATCATTAATCTGATAACTCACCTGTGGTACATGATAACACACCTGTCCTACATCACCTGTCCTACATCATTAATCTGATAACTCACCTGTCCTACATCATTAATTTGATAACTCACCTGTCCTACATCATTAATCTGATAACTCACCTGTCCTACATCATTAATCTGATAACTCACCTGTCCTACATGATAACACACCTGTCCTACATCATTAATTTGATAACTCACCTGTCCTACATCACCTGTCCTACATCATTAATCTGATAACTCACCTGTCCTACATCACCTGTCCTACATCATTAATCTGATAACTCACCTGTCCTACATCATTAATTTGATAACTCACCTGTCCTACATCATTAATCTGATAACTCACCTGTCCTACATCATTAATCTGATAACTCACCTGTCCTACATCATTAATCTGATAACTCACCTGTCCTACATGATAACACACCTGTCCTACATCATTAATTTGATAACTCACCTGTCCTACATCACCTGTCCTACATCATTAATCTGATAACTTACCTGTCCTACATCACCTGTCCTACATCATTAATCTGATAACTCACCTGTCCTACATGATAACACACCTGTCCTACATCATTAATTTGATAACACACCTGTCCTACATCACCTGTCCTACATCATTAATCTGATAACTCACCTGTCCTACATCACCTGTCCTACGTCATTAATCTGATAACTCACCTGTCCTACATCACCTGTCCTACATCATTAATCTGATAACTCACCTGTCCTACATCATTAATCTGATAACTCACCTGTCCTACATGATAACACACCTGTCCTACATCATTAATTTGATAACACACCTGTCCTACATCACCTGTCCTACATCATTAATCTGATAACTCACCTGTCCTACATCACCTGTCCTACGTCATTAATCTGATAACTCACCTGTCCTACATCACCTGTCCTACATCATTAATTTGATAACACACCTGTCCTACATCACCTGTCCTACATCATTAATTTGATAACACACCTGTCCTACATCACCTGTCCTACATCATTAATCTGATAACACACCTGTCCTACATCACCTGTCCTACATCATTAATTTGATAACACACCTGTCCTACATCATTGATCTGATAACTCACCTGTCCTACATCACCTGTCCTACATCATTAATCTGATAACTCACCTGTCCTACATAATAACACACCTGTCCTACATCATTACTTTAAGAACACTCTTGTTGTCCACACAgtcttgatgtttttcttctctgccccccctcccgtctTGCCTCAGGTGTGATAAATGTGGAGAGCGCTTCACGGGTACCTGGGCGTTGAAGACCCACATGCAGGTGCACGGCGTGGAGAAGACGTTCATGTGCGACCTCTGTGGGAAGACGTTTTTCTATAACTGTcagctgcagaagcaccagcgGCTTGTCCACTATGAAAAGGTTCGAGAGCGTGCGGTGAGACGGAGGGCGGCCGTGGTGAAACCGTTCAGCTGTGACACCTGTCTGAAGACCTTCAGTACCGTGACGGTGCTGAAGACACACGAAAAGAGCCACGCTGAGAACAAAGAGTTCACCTGTGACACCTGCGGGAAGTCGTTCCACCTGCGACACCTGTACCTGTACCACATGAGGCAGCACAGCGGCGACCGGCCGTACGTCTGCGGCGTCTGCCAGAAAGGCTTCTTGCTCATGACGCAGCTGAAGCAGCACGAGCTCCTGCACACGGGAATCAAACCGCACAGGTGTGACGAGTGTGGGA includes these proteins:
- the LOC132980986 gene encoding zinc finger protein 665-like isoform X1, with protein sequence MQHTDTFRRLTERILEEAAQSAVSVLLKDREQQEWAKRDEEQTHQDQDPDQERARLSAVLNAMSREAARQICRVFKELYSSLRRDTVEHLESELKDKTSTQSKTKPSDGPAHSLDINPPAANPAAPAVAILNSAKSSGSRGKSEVPLVTISHLLKGPITGQSCPITNAKPAADAHRNKQPSMTSLPVANNQPNRETSGQEDTPTTEEELADYKTMKTDCLGETSPERHPALEEERTGQQREERTGQQTGQQREERTGQQREERTGQQREERTGQQTGQQREERTGQQREERTGQQREERTGQQTGQQREERTGQQREERTGQQREERTGQQTGQQREERTGQQREERTGQQTGQQREERTGQQREEQTGIEIEEEIVEEIVEEQLKEQQRRRRRELYKEKRFFCELCNKGFHQNHQLRKHVSSHVKPFPCSSCDRGFFKASSLQRHLLVHQLSEARESDPDRLLRCDQCDRKFNRLRQLRVHQASHRLQKSPLKCNVCERSFTSAGSLRYHQVSHAQVKPFTCGACGKGFTRKKSLQEHQTIHTGARPYRCPTCGKNFSTAGNLRVHQRSHSDERPHKCSECDKAFKCKMGLLQHRLVHSGEKPFMCQTCGLSFSLKYNFQRHLRLHNGEKPYRCDKCGERFTGTWALKTHMQVHGVEKTFMCDLCGKTFFYNCQLQKHQRLVHYEKVRERAVRRRAAVVKPFSCDTCLKTFSTVTVLKTHEKSHAENKEFTCDTCGKSFHLRHLYLYHMRQHSGDRPYVCGVCQKGFLLMTQLKQHELLHTGIKPHRCDECGKEFRTSQNFHRHRLVHTGEKPYECTVCSKKFRQSNQLKSHRQIHTGVKLYTCDGCGRGFSDSRQMKKHRCGDECDRLESGSRRRKQKNLFPWSESFTNE
- the LOC132980986 gene encoding zinc finger protein 345-like isoform X2, translated to MNTDGPAHSLDINPPAANPAAPAVAILNSAKSSGSRGKSEVPLVTISHLLKGPITGQSCPITNAKPAADAHRNKQPSMTSLPVANNQPNRETSGQEDTPTTEEELADYKTMKTDCLGETSPERHPALEEERTGQQREERTGQQTGQQREERTGQQREERTGQQREERTGQQTGQQREERTGQQREERTGQQREERTGQQTGQQREERTGQQREERTGQQREERTGQQTGQQREERTGQQREERTGQQTGQQREERTGQQREEQTGIEIEEEIVEEIVEEQLKEQQRRRRRELYKEKRFFCELCNKGFHQNHQLRKHVSSHVKPFPCSSCDRGFFKASSLQRHLLVHQLSEARESDPDRLLRCDQCDRKFNRLRQLRVHQASHRLQKSPLKCNVCERSFTSAGSLRYHQVSHAQVKPFTCGACGKGFTRKKSLQEHQTIHTGARPYRCPTCGKNFSTAGNLRVHQRSHSDERPHKCSECDKAFKCKMGLLQHRLVHSGEKPFMCQTCGLSFSLKYNFQRHLRLHNGEKPYRCDKCGERFTGTWALKTHMQVHGVEKTFMCDLCGKTFFYNCQLQKHQRLVHYEKVRERAVRRRAAVVKPFSCDTCLKTFSTVTVLKTHEKSHAENKEFTCDTCGKSFHLRHLYLYHMRQHSGDRPYVCGVCQKGFLLMTQLKQHELLHTGIKPHRCDECGKEFRTSQNFHRHRLVHTGEKPYECTVCSKKFRQSNQLKSHRQIHTGVKLYTCDGCGRGFSDSRQMKKHRCGDECDRLESGSRRRKQKNLFPWSESFTNE